In a genomic window of Bombina bombina isolate aBomBom1 chromosome 8, aBomBom1.pri, whole genome shotgun sequence:
- the LOC128638809 gene encoding transcription factor HES-5-like encodes MAPCIITMQSTEEKGLRKLRKPVIEKMRRDRINSSIEQLRILLEKEFQKQQLPSKPEKADILEMTVSFLQQHLAAKSAPSPSLSYREGHSRCLQESLHFLSLQPQSEAQVNLLHHIQGPQCTPEVAHLQVQSPYDSHINQTTVKGITALWRPW; translated from the exons ATGGCTCCCTGTATCATCACTATGCAAAGTACTGAGGAAAAGGGTCTCAGAAAG ctaaggAAGCCAGTGATTGAGAAGATGAGGAGAGATCGTATTAACAGCAGCATTGAGCAGCTCAGGATATTGCTGGAGAAAGAGTTTCAGAAACAGCAACTTCCATCCAAACCAGAGAAGGCTGATATCCTGGAGATGACAGTGAGCTTCCTGCAACAGCATCTGGCTGCTAAAT cAGCACCATCACCCAGCCTGTCCTACAGAGAAGGTCACTCTAGATGTCTCCAGGAATCTCTGCACTTCCTCTCCCTGCAGCCACAGTCAGAAGCTCAGGTGAACCTGCTGCATCATATCCAGGGACCCCAATGCACCCCAGAAGTTGCACATCTACAAGTGCAGTCCCCTTATGACTCTCACATCAACCAGACAACTGTGAAGGGCATCACAGCTCTATGGAGACCTTGGTAA